One Streptomyces fagopyri DNA window includes the following coding sequences:
- a CDS encoding ABC transporter permease: MSTVLETPARSVEPAREARPWAAVAALARFEARELRLSLSFGGISLLYVGWIVWQCATRTGDYPVLQDIDRATQSLPMLVGLSVMLCVNRAVLRSHRDDTERHFGVLVVEPWRRTAAHALSVVPAALFVAVCVTVQFTWEALKPGAVGHGSPAELAVGPLTVLLFGAFGVLLGRLVRSAFAAPVLLVFLLFTQVLGGSASGRTDWTAWLAPVVTETGAKPFPSDLLGRPAAWHALYLLGLALSVAVLAVLVGGGRTRTVQVVLAGALALTLVGAVAQSGGTPAATLAARERASLTPEKVQSCREHGTSTYCAFPEWEGRTADWAGVVDRVQGLAGGSAGGERLTVRQRVDVRGGLADDFALEPSAVSGQVTVGTAWGGNRVPEFAVAVASVLVAGNEKAGSTVCDARMVTIMWLALGAESDPMALFRHVRLDDSVTGSAVVLAPTDPLSMTAEQTRIVGELLKEPRYGVTAKVKAHWAQLISPRTSTARVAELLGVPARTGAADPDGGSCEG, from the coding sequence ATGAGCACCGTACTGGAGACCCCCGCCCGGTCCGTCGAGCCGGCGCGGGAGGCGCGCCCCTGGGCCGCCGTGGCCGCCCTCGCCCGCTTCGAGGCACGCGAGTTGCGCCTCTCCCTGTCGTTCGGCGGCATATCGCTGCTGTACGTCGGCTGGATCGTGTGGCAGTGCGCGACCAGGACGGGCGACTACCCGGTGCTGCAGGACATCGACCGGGCCACCCAGAGCCTGCCCATGCTCGTCGGCCTCTCCGTCATGCTGTGTGTCAACCGCGCCGTCCTGCGCTCCCACCGCGACGACACGGAACGCCACTTCGGGGTGCTGGTCGTCGAACCGTGGCGGCGTACGGCCGCCCACGCGCTGTCCGTCGTCCCGGCGGCCCTGTTCGTCGCGGTGTGCGTCACCGTCCAGTTCACCTGGGAGGCGCTCAAGCCCGGTGCCGTCGGGCACGGGTCGCCCGCCGAACTGGCCGTCGGCCCCCTGACGGTCCTGCTGTTCGGCGCGTTCGGTGTCCTCCTCGGCCGACTGGTCCGCTCCGCCTTCGCCGCGCCGGTCCTCCTCGTCTTCCTGCTCTTCACCCAGGTCCTCGGCGGGAGCGCGTCAGGCCGGACCGACTGGACGGCCTGGCTGGCGCCGGTCGTCACCGAGACCGGCGCCAAGCCGTTCCCCTCCGACCTGCTGGGCCGCCCCGCCGCCTGGCACGCGCTGTACCTCCTCGGGCTCGCCCTGTCCGTGGCCGTCCTCGCCGTGCTGGTCGGCGGCGGGCGTACGAGGACCGTCCAGGTGGTCCTCGCGGGTGCGCTCGCCCTGACGCTGGTGGGGGCGGTCGCGCAGTCCGGGGGCACCCCGGCCGCGACGCTCGCGGCCCGCGAACGGGCCTCGCTCACCCCCGAGAAGGTCCAGTCGTGCCGGGAGCACGGCACCTCGACGTACTGCGCCTTCCCGGAGTGGGAGGGCCGCACGGCGGACTGGGCCGGGGTCGTCGACCGGGTCCAGGGTCTCGCGGGCGGTAGCGCCGGGGGAGAGCGGCTGACCGTGCGCCAGCGCGTCGACGTCCGCGGCGGGTTGGCGGACGACTTCGCCCTCGAACCGTCCGCCGTGTCCGGCCAGGTGACCGTCGGCACCGCCTGGGGCGGCAACCGGGTCCCGGAGTTCGCGGTCGCCGTCGCGTCCGTCCTGGTCGCGGGCAACGAGAAGGCGGGCAGCACGGTGTGCGACGCCCGCATGGTGACCATCATGTGGCTGGCGCTGGGCGCGGAGTCCGACCCGATGGCCCTCTTCCGGCACGTCCGTCTCGACGACAGCGTCACGGGCTCCGCCGTCGTCCTCGCCCCCACGGACCCGCTCTCCATGACCGCCGAACAGACGCGGATCGTAGGAGAGTTGCTGAAGGAGCCGCGCTACGGCGTCACCGCCAAGGTGAAGGCCCACTGGGCGCAGCTGATCTCGCCCAGGACCTCGACGGCCCGGGTGGCGGAGCTGCTGGGAGTGCCGGCGAGGACGGGCGCGGCGGACCCGGACGGTGGCTCGTGCGAGGGATGA
- a CDS encoding ABC transporter yields MTTPDADADADTDTDTDTDTDTDGTRPSRERAKREGTNGEGTNGEGGNGRRERTNGEYVMIRALLRPVWRTLPRTALAACGGLGLLLAGTPRLLSGEPDPWLCVNLLRGAALVLGVGLAFLLDDPARHTTAPVPARRSLRTGLRIALVAPGAALWWTVALLLVPEQARPPAGALTLEAAAIAATALAAASAAVRFTDRAEPGTAVATGLLLTAMTVPTLLLPERWALLVAVNDPHWDDAHERWAAILVVAALLCAVCCTEPARTWRPTAPARR; encoded by the coding sequence ATGACCACGCCGGACGCGGACGCGGACGCGGACACGGACACGGACACGGACACGGACACGGACACGGACGGGACGCGCCCGAGCAGGGAGCGGGCGAAGCGTGAGGGCACGAACGGCGAGGGCACGAACGGCGAGGGCGGGAACGGCCGGCGTGAGCGGACGAACGGGGAGTACGTCATGATCCGCGCCCTTCTGCGGCCCGTCTGGCGCACCCTGCCCCGGACGGCCCTCGCGGCCTGCGGCGGTCTCGGTCTCCTGCTCGCCGGGACCCCGCGCCTGCTGTCCGGTGAGCCGGACCCGTGGCTGTGCGTCAACCTGCTGCGGGGAGCCGCGCTCGTCCTCGGCGTGGGCCTGGCGTTCCTGCTCGACGACCCGGCGCGGCACACCACCGCGCCGGTACCGGCCCGCAGATCACTGCGCACCGGCCTACGGATAGCACTGGTGGCTCCGGGCGCCGCGCTCTGGTGGACGGTCGCGCTGCTCCTCGTACCGGAGCAGGCGCGGCCCCCGGCCGGCGCGCTCACCCTGGAGGCGGCCGCGATCGCCGCGACCGCGCTGGCCGCCGCGTCCGCCGCCGTGCGGTTCACGGACCGGGCCGAGCCGGGCACGGCCGTCGCGACGGGGCTGCTGCTCACCGCCATGACGGTGCCGACCCTGCTGCTGCCCGAACGGTGGGCGCTGCTCGTGGCCGTGAACGACCCGCACTGGGACGACGCCCACGAGCGGTGGGCGGCGATCCTGGTGGTGGCGGCACTGCTCTGCGCGGTGTGCTGCACGGAACCCGCGCGGACGTGGCGGCCGACGGCGCCCGCCCGCCGCTGA
- a CDS encoding ABC transporter ATP-binding protein, with the protein MTPTVSASGLSLRYGRTPALDDVSVRLGEGVTGLIGPNGAGKTTLLRVLATAVRADRGAFTVLGHDPATTAGRQNVRRTLGYLPQAPGFHPDFTAFEFVDYVAILKEQTDRTARHREVRRVLEAVDLTGVRGKRIKKLSGGMRQRVALAAALVGDPGFLVLDEPTVGLDPEQRMRFRELIARAGEERTVLLSTHQTEDVAMLCHRVIVMAHGRVLFEGTPADLAARAAGHVWSSAERDPAAHAGWRTGTGSFRNVGDPPPGAALLEPTLEDGYLLTLDGTPAEVAAG; encoded by the coding sequence ATGACCCCCACCGTCTCCGCCTCCGGGCTGAGCCTCCGCTACGGCAGGACCCCCGCCCTCGACGACGTGTCGGTACGGCTCGGGGAAGGCGTCACCGGCCTCATCGGTCCCAACGGGGCCGGGAAGACCACCCTGTTGCGGGTGCTCGCCACCGCCGTCCGCGCCGACCGGGGCGCCTTCACGGTGCTCGGGCACGACCCGGCCACGACGGCCGGCCGCCAGAACGTCCGGCGCACGCTCGGCTACCTTCCGCAGGCCCCGGGATTCCACCCGGACTTCACGGCCTTCGAGTTCGTCGACTACGTGGCGATCCTGAAGGAACAGACGGACCGCACGGCCCGGCACCGCGAGGTGCGCCGGGTCCTGGAGGCCGTCGACCTGACCGGCGTACGCGGCAAGCGGATCAAGAAGCTGTCCGGCGGCATGCGCCAGCGGGTCGCGCTCGCCGCCGCCCTCGTCGGCGACCCCGGCTTCCTCGTCCTCGACGAACCCACCGTCGGCCTCGACCCCGAACAGCGCATGCGCTTCCGGGAGCTGATCGCGCGGGCGGGGGAGGAACGCACCGTACTCCTCTCCACCCACCAGACCGAGGACGTCGCGATGCTCTGCCACCGCGTCATCGTGATGGCCCACGGACGCGTCCTCTTCGAGGGCACCCCCGCCGACCTGGCCGCACGTGCCGCGGGCCATGTGTGGAGCAGCGCCGAGCGCGACCCGGCCGCCCACGCCGGATGGCGTACGGGCACGGGCTCCTTCCGCAACGTCGGCGACCCGCCCCCGGGCGCCGCGCTCCTCGAACCAACCCTGGAGGACGGATACTTGCTCACCCTCGACGGCACGCCCGCGGAGGTGGCGGCCGGATGA
- the mshD gene encoding mycothiol synthase: MTSDDTAPPALSRSIETRAALSPAQAEDVLRLLSEAALADGQQAVSEQGRLQLKGGAREGVRHLLLTLGDVLVGYAQLEDTDPVEAPAAELVVHPAHRGHGHGRALGSALLAESGKRLRVWAHGGHSAARHLAQVLGLTLFRELRQLRRPLTDLDLPEPKLPDGVRVRAFVPGRDDAAWLALNAEAFAHHPEQGALTQRDLDDRKAEPWFDPSGFFLALRGDELVGFHWTKVHATEGLGEVYVLGVGPAAQGSGLGKALTTIGLRHLAAQALPTAMLYVDADNSAAVAVYERLGFVTHETDLMYRSES; encoded by the coding sequence ATGACCAGCGACGACACCGCACCCCCCGCGCTCTCCCGCTCCATCGAGACCCGCGCCGCGCTCTCCCCGGCGCAGGCCGAGGACGTGCTCCGGCTCCTCTCGGAGGCCGCTCTGGCCGACGGACAGCAGGCGGTCTCCGAGCAGGGTCGGCTCCAGCTGAAGGGCGGCGCGCGCGAGGGCGTACGGCACCTGCTGCTGACCCTCGGCGACGTGCTGGTCGGATACGCCCAGTTGGAGGACACCGACCCGGTGGAGGCGCCGGCCGCCGAGCTGGTCGTGCACCCCGCGCACCGCGGGCACGGCCACGGACGGGCGCTGGGTTCGGCGCTGCTCGCCGAATCCGGCAAGCGGCTGCGGGTGTGGGCGCACGGCGGGCACTCCGCGGCCCGGCATCTCGCCCAGGTCCTCGGACTCACCCTCTTCCGTGAACTGCGCCAGCTGCGCAGGCCGTTGACCGACCTCGACCTGCCCGAGCCGAAGCTCCCGGACGGGGTGCGCGTCCGCGCCTTCGTGCCGGGCCGGGACGACGCCGCGTGGCTCGCCCTGAACGCGGAGGCCTTCGCCCACCATCCCGAGCAGGGCGCCCTCACCCAGCGCGACCTCGACGACCGCAAGGCCGAGCCGTGGTTCGACCCGTCCGGGTTCTTCCTCGCCCTGCGCGGAGACGAGCTCGTCGGCTTCCACTGGACGAAGGTCCACGCCACGGAGGGGCTCGGCGAGGTCTACGTCCTCGGGGTCGGCCCGGCCGCCCAGGGCAGCGGCCTCGGCAAGGCCCTCACCACGATCGGGCTCCGCCATCTCGCCGCACAGGCCCTGCCGACCGCCATGCTCTACGTCGACGCCGACAACAGCGCGGCCGTGGCCGTGTACGAGCGGCTCGGTTTCGTCACCCACGAGACGGACCTCATGTACCGCAGCGAGTCCTGA